A stretch of DNA from Ignavibacteriota bacterium:
ACTGTTGACGGCGCTCATCTGCTGGGTGTTTCTCGGTTCCATGTCGAGCACCGTGAACGTGGTGCTGGCCATACCCATGTCGCTGCTGGGCACCGTCGCGGTGATCTACTTCGCGGGATTTACGCTCAACACCTTTACCCTGCTCGCACTCGCGCTGGCCGTGGGCATCGTGGTGGACGATGCCATCATGGTGCTCGAAAACATATTCCGGCATTTCGAGGGGGGCGAAGACAAGGTCACCGCCTCACGCAACGGCACCAAGGAAATCACCGGCGCGGCCTTCGCCGCAACACTTGCCGTGGTGGCGATCTTTATCCCCGTAGTTTTCATGCAGGGAGTCGTCGGGAAGTTTTTCCTGCAGTTCGGCGTCACGCTCTGTGTGGCCGTGCTGCTCTCGTACCTCGAGGCGATCACACTCGCGCCGGCGCGGACCTCGCAGATCATCCGCACCGCGAGTGAAAGCCGCAACCGCGTGGGCATGGCCGCCGACCGCGCCTTCGGGCGTCTCGAAGGAGTCTACGCGCGCGCCCTCGGGTGGGGTCTCGCGCGGCCGAAACTCGTGCTTCTCCTCGCCGGCCTGCTGTTCGGCGGATCCATCGCGATCTTCGCCATGATGCCGAGCGAATTCGTGCCCTCGCAGGATCAGAGCCGGCTCATGATACGGCTGCAGACGGCTGTCGGAGCCGACCTCATGGAAACGGATAAGCTTATCCGAAAAGCCGAGGCGATACTGCAGAATAAACCCGAAGTGGAGCGGCTCTTCGGGTTTGTGGGCGGCTTCGGATCGGGTGGAGTGAACGCCGGCACCTTCTTCGTCACGATGAAACCTCCGTCGGAACGCGACGTCACCCAAGCCGAATTTGCCGGGGTTATCCGCCGCGAACTCAACTCTATTCCGGGATTGCGGGCCGTCGTGCAGGACCTCTCGCAGGCCGGCTTCACCGCGCAGCGCGGCTTCCCTGTCGAGTTTTCCGTGCGCGGACACGATTGGGACAAACTCGTCGACGTGAGCGACAATGTCATGCGCACACTGCAGCAGAGCGGCACTGTGATCGATCTCGACACCGACTACCGCCTGGGTATGCCCGAACTGCAGGTCGCGCCCGACCGCGCCCGCGCCGCCGATGTCGGTGTGCCCATCGAGGACGTCGCCACAACAATCAATGCGCTTGTGGGCGGCGTGCGCATCGGCAAGTACAGCGACGGCGGACGACGCATGGACGTGCGCCTCCGCCTGCTCGCGCCGCAGCGGTCGCGGCCGGAGGATCTCGCGCGTCTGAGCGTCCGGTCCGCCTCGACGGAACTGCTGCCGCTCTCGGCTCTGGTAAGCACCAACGAGCAGCCCGCGCTACAGGCCATAACGCGCCGCGACCGTGAACGCGCCATCACCATGTACGCCAACGTCGCGCCCGGCAGGTCGCAGGACGAGGCGCTGGCCGAAGTCGAGAAGCTGTCGCAGACGCTGCCTATCGGGTACCGGCTCGTGCTCGGCGGCGCCAGTGTCGCCTTCCGCGAATCGATGAGCGGACTGTTCTTCGCCCTGTTCCTCGGCATACTCGTGGCTTACATGGTTCTGGCGTCACAGTTCAATTCGTACATCCATCCTGTCACGATTCTCACCATCCTTCCCCTTTCAGTGGCGGGCGCGGTGCTTGCGTTGCTCGTATTCGGAAAGACGTTGAACATCTTTTCGATGATCGGTCTGCTGCTGCTCATGGGTATCGTGAAGAAGAACTCGATCATTCTTGTGGACTTCGCGAACCAGATCCGCGACCGCGAAAAACTCAGTCCGACCGACGCCATGCGGCGCGCCGGACCCGTGCGTCTCCGTCCCATTCTCAT
This window harbors:
- a CDS encoding efflux RND transporter permease subunit; the encoded protein is MNLTEIAIRKPVFAWMIMGATVVFGIVALSRIGISQFPDVDFPTISVSVSWEGAAPEIMEKDVVEPLEEALVQVEGWKSITSSARMGGATVTLELDLSRDVDLALQDVQTRVSQAQRRLPRDMDPPVISKSNPEDNPIMWIGLSGPFPQRVLSDYAQYRIKERLQTVPGVGEITMGGYLDRNVRIWVDASKLDERGLTVRDVIAALQREHVELPAGRIETQGREVNVRVLGEAMNLDVLRRIVVRENDGSPVYLQDVALVEDGFEDVRRLSRVNGVPAQGMGIKKQRGANAVAVAQDVKAILADLQRTLPEGMELGINFDATTFIEESVNEIQFELILSVLLTALICWVFLGSMSSTVNVVLAIPMSLLGTVAVIYFAGFTLNTFTLLALALAVGIVVDDAIMVLENIFRHFEGGEDKVTASRNGTKEITGAAFAATLAVVAIFIPVVFMQGVVGKFFLQFGVTLCVAVLLSYLEAITLAPARTSQIIRTASESRNRVGMAADRAFGRLEGVYARALGWGLARPKLVLLLAGLLFGGSIAIFAMMPSEFVPSQDQSRLMIRLQTAVGADLMETDKLIRKAEAILQNKPEVERLFGFVGGFGSGGVNAGTFFVTMKPPSERDVTQAEFAGVIRRELNSIPGLRAVVQDLSQAGFTAQRGFPVEFSVRGHDWDKLVDVSDNVMRTLQQSGTVIDLDTDYRLGMPELQVAPDRARAADVGVPIEDVATTINALVGGVRIGKYSDGGRRMDVRLRLLAPQRSRPEDLARLSVRSASTELLPLSALVSTNEQPALQAITRRDRERAITMYANVAPGRSQDEALAEVEKLSQTLPIGYRLVLGGASVAFRESMSGLFFALFLGILVAYMVLASQFNSYIHPVTILTILPLSVAGAVLALLVFGKTLNIFSMIGLLLLMGIVKKNSIILVDFANQIRDREKLSPTDAMRRAGPVRLRPILMTATATLMAAIPPAMGIGSGSEIRTPMAIAVIGGLVVSTVLSLLVVPAFYVLVDRAPARFKRLFAWGRNGKR